A portion of the Micromonospora vinacea genome contains these proteins:
- a CDS encoding type II toxin-antitoxin system Phd/YefM family antitoxin: protein MERIGVRELNQNTSQVLARVSRGETVEITDRGRPVARLVPVSDDRSVLAKLVAAGRAVAPTGGGPVPLPPKLGAEDVDVAATLAAMRDEERW from the coding sequence GTGGAGCGTATCGGGGTTCGAGAGCTGAACCAGAACACGAGTCAGGTCCTGGCTCGGGTGAGCCGCGGCGAGACGGTCGAGATCACCGATCGCGGGCGCCCCGTCGCCCGCCTCGTTCCGGTCAGCGACGACAGGTCGGTGCTGGCCAAGCTCGTGGCGGCGGGGCGGGCGGTCGCTCCAACCGGCGGTGGTCCTGTCCCGCTTCCGCCCAAGCTCGGTGCTGAGGATGTGGACGTCGCCGCCACGCTCGCCGCCATGCGGGACGAGGAGCGCTGGTGA
- a CDS encoding mechanosensitive ion channel family protein: MRYEDRVSAASVTPLALSDAVSVSCQGSTSCEWIYDITRSAWFAEGSYWILLKPLRVLLILALAMVARWALHRTINRLVRTTTDGAVPTMLRPLRERVPTAAADPAEFVPERRRQRAEAIGSVLRSLTTAFVFGIALLMILREFSFDLAPLLASAGIAGVALGFGAQSLVKDLIAGLFMLIEDQYGVGDNVDLGEAMGVVESVGLRVTTVRDGRGVLWYIRNGEIIRVGNKSQGWALVVVDLPIGFNSTEEATAVLRTAAASVAMDPELSPEIVEAPEVLGVEQVTVDGAVIRTVVKTTADGQFAVGRELRRRLAEALENSGITAQIAAARIYPGLSTRPLPEGETGQGGAT; encoded by the coding sequence TTGCGGTACGAAGACAGGGTGAGTGCCGCCAGCGTGACGCCCCTAGCCCTGTCCGACGCCGTCTCGGTGAGCTGTCAGGGCAGTACCTCCTGCGAGTGGATCTACGACATCACCAGGTCGGCCTGGTTCGCCGAGGGAAGCTACTGGATCCTGCTCAAGCCGCTTCGGGTGCTGCTGATCCTGGCACTGGCGATGGTGGCCCGGTGGGCGCTGCATCGGACGATCAACCGGCTGGTCCGGACGACCACCGACGGTGCGGTGCCGACGATGCTGCGGCCGCTACGTGAGCGGGTGCCCACCGCCGCGGCCGACCCGGCCGAGTTCGTACCCGAGCGGCGACGGCAGCGGGCCGAGGCGATCGGGTCGGTGCTGCGCAGCCTGACCACCGCGTTCGTGTTCGGCATCGCGCTGCTGATGATCCTGCGGGAGTTCAGCTTCGACCTGGCGCCGCTGCTGGCCAGCGCGGGGATCGCCGGCGTCGCGCTGGGCTTCGGCGCGCAGAGCCTGGTGAAGGACCTGATAGCCGGCCTCTTCATGCTGATCGAGGACCAGTACGGCGTGGGTGACAACGTCGACCTGGGCGAGGCGATGGGCGTGGTCGAGTCGGTCGGCCTGCGGGTCACCACGGTGCGCGACGGGCGCGGTGTGCTGTGGTACATCCGCAACGGCGAGATCATCCGGGTGGGCAACAAGAGCCAGGGTTGGGCCCTCGTGGTGGTGGACCTGCCGATCGGTTTCAACAGCACCGAGGAGGCCACGGCGGTGCTCCGGACCGCTGCCGCCTCGGTCGCGATGGACCCGGAGCTGTCACCGGAGATCGTGGAGGCGCCCGAGGTGCTGGGTGTCGAGCAGGTGACTGTGGACGGCGCGGTCATCCGCACTGTGGTGAAGACGACCGCGGACGGGCAGTTCGCTGTCGGCCGGGAGTTGCGTCGGCGTCTCGCGGAGGCCCTGGAGAACTCGGGAATCACCGCGCAGATCGCGGCCGCCCGCATCTATCCCGGCCTGTCCACCCGGCCGTTGCCCGAGGGTGAGACTGGTCAGGGCGGTGCCACCTGA
- a CDS encoding MerR family transcriptional regulator, protein MTATEPSNPLVRRPVDLARAHGLSAQAVRNYERDGVLPPAQRTPNGYRRFTELHVKALRAYLALITGHGYAASGEIMRAVNRGDIDTALRTIDQGHALLQRDRETLDAVETAVATLTGTSPQPQSQKAVPISVLAHRLGLQPATLRKWERAGVLRPVRDPVTHYRLYLPDDVRDAELAHLLRRGGYRLDHITGVLRRVRDAGGAEPLAASLGQWRQRLTERGRAMLTGAARLAEYVEAAAVLSIRGE, encoded by the coding sequence ATGACGGCCACAGAACCTTCAAACCCCCTGGTACGCCGACCGGTGGATCTCGCGCGCGCCCACGGCCTCTCCGCGCAGGCCGTGCGCAACTACGAACGAGACGGCGTCCTGCCTCCGGCCCAGCGCACCCCGAACGGCTACCGTCGCTTCACCGAGCTGCACGTCAAGGCGCTGCGTGCCTACCTCGCGTTGATCACGGGCCACGGCTATGCGGCCAGCGGCGAGATCATGCGGGCCGTCAACCGGGGCGACATCGACACGGCGTTGCGCACCATCGACCAGGGCCATGCCCTGCTCCAGCGCGATCGGGAGACCCTGGACGCGGTCGAGACGGCGGTGGCGACCCTCACCGGGACGAGCCCGCAACCGCAAAGCCAGAAGGCCGTCCCGATCAGCGTGCTGGCTCACCGGCTCGGTCTACAGCCGGCCACGCTGCGCAAGTGGGAGCGGGCCGGGGTGCTGCGACCGGTACGTGATCCGGTGACCCACTACCGGCTCTACCTGCCCGACGACGTCCGTGACGCCGAACTCGCTCACCTGTTGCGCCGCGGTGGGTACCGGCTCGACCACATCACCGGCGTGCTGCGTCGAGTGCGCGACGCTGGCGGTGCCGAACCCCTCGCCGCGTCGCTGGGTCAGTGGCGGCAACGGCTCACCGAGCGAGGCCGGGCCATGCTCACCGGGGCCGCCCGGCTCGCCGAATACGTCGAGGCGGCCGCCGTCCTCTCGATACGAGGCGAATAG
- a CDS encoding class F sortase, translating to MRASGRLVARVSGRLRRVAGQAVSASVTTTDPADRPLPPRRPAGPGSARHRFPTSPGLPVLAIAALMVLIVAMLGVEQVTGMSLLPDRLSAGLRPPPKKFPVLPASQPTSLAIEKIDVRAPVHDVGIAPDGTIAVPDAARAQEAGWYDQGPTPGQYGPAVIVGHVDTTSGPAVFHKLRELRSGDEIEVTRTDRRVAVFEVNSVEKFDKGRLPVDEVYGDFSRPSLRLITCGGQWVGGETGYADNVVVFASLVKARPG from the coding sequence CTGCGCGCGTCCGGCCGGCTGGTGGCCCGCGTCTCCGGGCGGCTGCGCAGGGTCGCCGGGCAGGCCGTGTCGGCCAGTGTCACCACCACCGACCCGGCCGACCGCCCGCTGCCGCCGAGGCGTCCGGCCGGGCCGGGGTCGGCCCGACACCGTTTCCCTACGAGCCCCGGGTTGCCCGTGCTGGCCATCGCCGCGCTGATGGTGCTGATCGTGGCGATGCTCGGCGTCGAGCAGGTGACCGGAATGAGCCTGCTGCCGGACCGGCTCAGCGCCGGCCTGCGGCCGCCGCCGAAGAAGTTCCCGGTGCTGCCGGCCAGCCAGCCGACCAGCCTCGCCATCGAGAAGATCGACGTGCGGGCGCCCGTGCACGACGTGGGCATCGCCCCGGACGGCACGATCGCCGTGCCGGACGCGGCCCGCGCCCAGGAGGCCGGCTGGTACGACCAGGGGCCCACCCCCGGCCAGTACGGCCCAGCCGTGATCGTCGGGCACGTCGACACCACCAGCGGCCCGGCGGTCTTCCACAAGCTCCGTGAGCTGCGTTCCGGTGACGAGATCGAGGTCACCCGCACCGACCGGCGCGTGGCGGTCTTCGAGGTCAACTCGGTGGAGAAGTTCGACAAGGGCCGGCTGCCGGTGGACGAGGTGTACGGCGACTTCAGCCGTCCGAGCCTCCGACTGATCACCTGTGGCGGCCAGTGGGTCGGCGGCGAGACTGGCTACGCGGACAACGTGGTGGTCTTCGCCTCGCTGGTCAAGGCGCGTCCAGGGTGA
- a CDS encoding HNH endonuclease produces the protein MPDIRPTVGSGALVLNATYEPLCVVSVRRAAILVLSAKAVCVADGDGILHSARDALPVPSVVRLTRFVRVPYRTHVGLSRRAIFARDGWRCAYCRGPAETIDHVFPRSRGGRHAWENVVAACARCNHTKGDKTPAEMGWRLHALPAAPKGTAWRVLGHRAPDPRWADWLDLREPEAAA, from the coding sequence ATGCCTGACATACGACCCACGGTGGGCTCCGGCGCGTTGGTCCTCAACGCCACCTACGAGCCGCTGTGTGTCGTGTCGGTGCGTCGCGCCGCGATCCTCGTCCTCTCCGCCAAGGCGGTCTGCGTTGCCGATGGTGACGGCATCCTGCACAGTGCCCGGGACGCGCTCCCGGTGCCCTCAGTGGTCCGGCTGACGCGCTTCGTTCGTGTGCCGTACCGAACACATGTCGGGCTGTCCCGGCGGGCGATCTTCGCCCGGGACGGCTGGCGGTGCGCCTACTGCCGGGGCCCGGCCGAGACCATCGACCACGTCTTTCCGCGTAGCCGGGGTGGCCGGCACGCCTGGGAGAACGTGGTCGCCGCGTGCGCACGGTGCAACCACACCAAGGGCGACAAGACCCCGGCCGAGATGGGGTGGCGGTTACACGCGTTGCCGGCCGCCCCGAAGGGCACCGCCTGGCGGGTGCTGGGTCACCGCGCCCCCGACCCCCGCTGGGCGGACTGGCTGGACCTGCGGGAGCCCGAGGCAGCCGCCTGA
- a CDS encoding type II toxin-antitoxin system VapC family toxin: MIYLDSAAVVKLVRQEEYSADLVSWLNSHGDVPLASSALVEVEVPRALRRSAPQALIGVPAAVGRLFRLEIDSTVRATAAAFAEPTLRSLDAIHLATAQVLTNESGTTLIAFVSYDRRLLECAKAAGLPVASPGQN; the protein is encoded by the coding sequence GTGATCTATCTCGACTCCGCCGCCGTCGTCAAGCTGGTTCGGCAGGAGGAATACAGCGCTGACCTCGTCTCCTGGCTCAACAGCCACGGAGACGTCCCGCTGGCCTCCTCCGCCCTCGTCGAGGTTGAGGTGCCCAGAGCGTTGCGCCGATCAGCCCCGCAAGCGTTGATCGGAGTGCCGGCTGCCGTCGGACGCCTCTTCCGGCTGGAGATCGACAGCACTGTCCGCGCGACCGCAGCTGCGTTCGCCGAGCCGACGCTACGCAGCCTCGACGCCATCCACCTTGCCACGGCCCAGGTTCTGACAAACGAGTCCGGAACGACACTCATCGCATTCGTCAGCTATGACCGGCGACTGCTCGAGTGTGCCAAGGCCGCAGGGCTGCCCGTGGCAAGCCCAGGCCAGAACTGA
- a CDS encoding DUF6194 family protein: MPSFLDLLAVSPDLLALGEPTHGESAFLQLRNEAFLSLAEHGYRSIAVESDRAAGLIADDFVQGAAAVTLDRALSEGFSHGFGAAPANRDLLLRMREWNAGRPVAERLTFHGFDAPVELESAPSPRHHLNQVCHFLDLDRSAEIDDLIGDEALWSDTAAIWEPGRSVGRSTDAQRLRVLADDLLTELYLRAPGRSAGWSAAFVHATAAVALLRYHAAAAAPLAQEERFARLAAVRDALMAENLLAIRSAEAHRGPTLVFAHNTHLQRHQSTMTLADTEVSWAGAGAILASLLGGRYAVIVGSLGASPALGIGTPTASTYEGRLQQDSGLPRYLPASDIAVAEQRTHDYRYFPLNQATIEHADAILHVPTGVDAAVLADRITALPGVEQLVASEENGSPEAAWGDRFFFVGPDRRQPFATIVEHDVPGFDEASQLDRPGVFRLNLDLGRAEFERRFGFPPKAFEEHRHEFDFARLDTLVPHPGYAQYGFASIVMPGPHLLPEIDRLIATAHGRAVDRHERAARRANHPHPGA, from the coding sequence ATGCCATCTTTTCTCGACCTGCTGGCGGTCTCGCCGGACCTGCTCGCGCTCGGCGAACCGACGCACGGTGAATCCGCCTTCCTCCAACTCCGCAACGAAGCGTTCCTGTCGCTGGCCGAGCACGGCTACCGCTCGATCGCCGTGGAGAGCGACCGGGCGGCCGGACTGATCGCCGACGACTTCGTGCAGGGCGCCGCCGCCGTGACCCTCGACCGTGCGCTCAGCGAAGGGTTCAGCCACGGATTCGGGGCCGCCCCGGCCAACCGTGACCTCCTGCTGCGCATGCGGGAGTGGAACGCCGGGCGACCGGTCGCCGAGCGCCTGACCTTCCACGGCTTCGACGCCCCGGTGGAGCTGGAGAGCGCCCCGAGCCCGCGCCACCACCTCAACCAGGTCTGCCACTTCCTCGACCTGGACCGGTCAGCCGAGATCGACGACCTGATCGGGGACGAGGCGCTGTGGAGCGACACGGCCGCGATCTGGGAACCGGGCCGATCGGTCGGGCGCTCCACCGACGCCCAGCGACTGCGGGTGCTCGCCGACGACCTGCTGACCGAGTTGTACCTGCGGGCGCCGGGCAGGTCAGCCGGCTGGTCGGCGGCGTTCGTACACGCCACCGCCGCTGTCGCACTGCTGCGCTACCACGCCGCAGCCGCCGCACCACTTGCCCAGGAGGAACGCTTCGCCCGCCTGGCCGCGGTCCGGGACGCGCTGATGGCCGAGAACCTGCTCGCGATCCGATCGGCCGAGGCACACCGCGGGCCCACACTGGTCTTCGCGCACAACACGCACCTCCAGCGCCACCAGAGCACGATGACGCTGGCCGACACGGAGGTGTCCTGGGCCGGCGCCGGAGCGATCCTCGCGTCCCTGCTGGGCGGGCGTTACGCGGTGATCGTCGGCAGCCTCGGCGCGAGCCCGGCGCTCGGCATCGGGACGCCCACCGCCTCGACCTATGAGGGCAGACTCCAGCAGGATTCCGGCCTTCCCCGGTACCTGCCGGCGTCCGACATCGCGGTGGCCGAGCAGCGGACACACGACTACCGCTACTTCCCGCTCAACCAGGCCACCATCGAACACGCCGACGCGATCCTGCACGTCCCGACCGGTGTCGACGCGGCAGTGCTCGCCGATCGGATCACCGCGCTACCCGGCGTCGAGCAGCTCGTGGCAAGCGAGGAGAACGGATCACCCGAGGCGGCCTGGGGCGACCGGTTCTTCTTCGTCGGCCCGGACCGCCGCCAGCCGTTCGCCACCATCGTCGAGCACGACGTGCCCGGCTTCGACGAGGCCTCGCAGCTTGACCGCCCTGGCGTCTTCCGCCTCAACCTGGACCTGGGCCGGGCCGAGTTCGAGCGGCGGTTCGGCTTCCCGCCCAAGGCGTTCGAGGAGCACCGGCACGAGTTCGACTTCGCCCGACTGGACACCCTCGTACCGCACCCGGGCTACGCACAGTACGGCTTCGCCAGCATCGTCATGCCCGGTCCGCACCTGCTGCCGGAGATCGACCGGCTCATCGCGACCGCACACGGCCGAGCGGTCGACCGCCACGAACGCGCAGCGCGCCGGGCGAACCATCCGCACCCCGGAGCCTGA